Below is a genomic region from Anoplopoma fimbria isolate UVic2021 breed Golden Eagle Sablefish chromosome 20, Afim_UVic_2022, whole genome shotgun sequence.
TTTCATggcagtttaaatggggagagTGTTAAACTGAATCAGATTTTTCCATTTAAGCAACCATGAAAACTTAAGATCTGTACTGCATTTAAAATTCCATGTTGTGTGTGATTAGTTTCAGGCTTTTtgaggggagggaagggggtgggggtttgGATTGAGgatgtgaaaaaaaggaaaatacagcAAAGTCATGAGATTTGCCTTTTATAGATTCTATTTTTTGGGCCATTAAGGTTTTCAGAAAGAGATGGTCAGTTAAGAAATTGCTAAAATGTGACTTTCAAGACGTATTTACAATTCTTTCTCATCACAGTTCTGCATGGAAGATGTCATAAACGGGGGTATAACGAGGATTGTAAAATttcaataaatacttttaagaAATTACAAGTCAGTGTGTGTTGTAAAGTCCTGTCATTCCTAAACAGAATATGGATTCGCAAATGTCTGGTGGCCAATTTTAAGCTAATGGGCTGAGATTTGATGTATACATTTAGagtgaagcattttttttttttccttctaagGAAGACAGGACACTTCGTGAAATCTTCACGTTTTATTAAAATggcaaaacaaaatacaggACAAAGCACAATGTGAAACGAGTTTGgaactatactatcactttacAGTGTTGGGTGCAACTGTCCATGTGCGGGGTGATGATGTGTCTGTGTTCACATCTTAGCTTCTTTCTTGACTTTGAGGAACTCCGCCATGTTGGAGAAGTACTTCTGGTTGGCTTCAGCCACCTTCTTTTCTGCAGCCTGTGGGTTCACTATCTCCAAGCCCTGCAGACGAGAGCATCATTTTTAGTTCACTAAAATAAAAAGGGCTGTTCAATAGAAGAAGATGTTTTACTCTCTTTACCTGAAGGGGAGTGAACGCCACACTGGAGCTGGTTCCTGAGGAGCGGTCTCTGACTGTGGACTTTCCTCCGTACGTCATGCTCTGCTTCTGCAAGGTCCTCTGTTTTGTGcaacaaaaaaggaaagggTCTTTAGAGCCaggaaagggggaaaaaaagaataatcaaccaatcaatggtggagtgaaacatttattttacctgtAAGGATTTGGAGATTCTGGCCTTGGTGGCGTCATTGACTTGAGCCTGCCGGACACGACCGCTACCACTCTTTCCCAGCTGACCAAGACTGAAGCCCAGATCCTCCTGATACGCATCGTCTTcaatctaaaaaacaaaattacatatcaagctgtatagtatgtcctaGAAATGTTGAAGAATCATGAAAACGTAGTGTATGTcgaaaacagaaataaaaagcgACGGTATTATGTGCagacaaaagtaaaattatagTGTGTCAcgaaaacgtcatagtatagaatgttgaaagTCCTAGTATATTGTGTCAAAAAGGTCATGATATAGTGTGTGGGAAaagaaagttataaaaaaagttatagtatggtatgttgaagaaagaaagtcatagtcataatatcgtatgccgaaaaaagtaattaagaagtcataaaaagtcatagaattgtatgccgtaaagttatagtatagtacgttgaaagAAGTCCTAGTATAGGgtcatgaaagtcatagtatagtaagttaaaaaaagttatataaaaaaaattataaaaaaaaatcataatcataatatagtacattgataaagtcattaaaaaagtcattaaatgaaacacattccTTGAGTATTAAATGTGATGGCTAAATAACTTGTATGGATAAGTTTGACAagagtatttatattattgCCTGAAAGTGGTCAACATACATAGAGCAGAGTTAAACAAGAGATGAGCGATATAGTAGGCAttataggaagaaaaaaaaaaaaaaaaatctactgaCCTCTGCAAAGGTCATTCTGTTGGCATGTTTCCGGATCTCAGTCAGTCCCAGACGCTCCTTCATCTTTCGATACCTTCAGGAGAAGAGATAACAGCAGTGGAGTTGGTTATGCTATATAGACATTTTGAGTTAATGGCAATATTCTAAACTTTGCTATGCAAAGTTGTGTACGTAAGTATGTAAGTTGCGCTTTGTTTTGTTGATCAGTGTTGCAGAATGTTTGACTTGAAATAAAAGGCTGCACTAATCGATGAATTTGTACTTCAAGCATTGCAATATTGCGCTGCACTTTTCTGTGGCCTGTTCAGCAGGTCAAAAGCAGCTGACAGGATTTGtacctccttcctcctctcttcttcctctgtccaTCCAGAGGGGCTGGCAGTGGTTTGACCTGCTTCACTGGCGGAGGCTCCTGCCATTTATCGAACTTCCTCTCTATTTCTTCTTTTAGATCGTAGCCAACctacaaaaagtgaaaaaaaaaaaaaaacagttaacagAGGactcaaaatgtattcttttttcttttatacagCTCCATCCAAAGGCTCAATGGTAAATCTCAACTATAGAGATGGAAGAGGCTGCTATTTTTTACTGCAAGGTATTTGCAAACATTTGTCCTTGTTATATGTAAATTAGGTCAGAAAAATATTAGATAATTCAGCCCATTTGTACAAGGTGTATTTTGTAGCATTGATCTCCACACAGCTTAAAGTTAGCATTCATGTTTATGTGCTCCATTTGGACGGTCACCTTGCCAACTGAACTCTCATGGAAACTGTCCACTCGGGCAGCCAGAGTGCATTTTGCagacaccagacgagctgcctTCCTCCTGAGGTCCTGAAGACACGAAATGGAAGACAAGCGTTAGCTACAAGGTCCCCATTCTGagtaaaatgcacaaaaagGGATCACTGCAATACGATTATGTTGATATATTTACTGACAGGTGGTAGTGACTGCACAACATCACAGTGGTAGATGTAGCCGGTGTGGGGCAGCAGGGAGGTGCTGCTAAAGCCAGACAAGGTTCTCCTCTGAGCTCCCAACAGCATCAGGTTACAGGCGGGCATCTTAGAGAGGTTAGTGAGGCCGCCGGCGATACCTGCAGGGGAGGGGAAACCAGAGCGTGAACGGGTGTGtgataacaaaaaatattttagtccAAAAAGATAACGTGGACAATCTAAAACTGAGCTTTTTCCATTGCTCACCCATGATCTTGGCAGCTGTTGAAGCTCCCACAATGATGGACAGATTTGGGGCAATGAATGACATCTTGGACTCCACGTATTCATAGATCCTGTGTTTAGACTGGTTCAACTCCAGAGCCATGTCACACGCCTCCTCTAGTTGCTTCAGTTCATCGTCACTTAGCAGTGACCTAaaaccatgaaaacacacaaagtcaaCTTAATGATCAGCATTTAAATGGTGACCGTCATGCTCAGACGTCTTGTGGATGGAAGCGATGAAATCGATAAACCACAGATGTCCGTAGACTCACCCCTGTGTGGTCGAGGCTGTGACACTGACAACCATAATGGTGGCATTGGTGAGGATTTGCTGGAGATTTTCATTGTTCTTGCATTTCTCTAGATTGTTTCCCAATTCCTGAGCAGGAAGCACAAATGGAGAATATAAGAGGCTTAAACCACATTTGagataataaagttattatacaCATTTTCCATAGTGATTATGATCATATCCGAGAGTGTAGCAATTGAGTGTTTGAATTCTAAAATAACTTAATTGCAGCATTAACCCATTAGGTATACGACATATGTAATGTCTTCAACTCCACACACTTGTGATGACTCAAACTTTTCAGTTTTGTTAAGATAATACTGCTTTCCCATGAAATAGGTGACCAATATTTTTAAGTCACAGACCCATCACCTTTTAGAAATCATTATTGGCTTGCTGCAGATGTGAAGCatctaaattacaaaaaattgtCTGTTGTCCAATTAAAGATACAAATAATCTAAAGTGCAGAAAAATCCActctgggcactgtagtttcattttgaaatgtgttttaggtaTAATAGCAAACATTTTAACTCCTCTCACCTTGACTGTGCGGATGTAATCTAGAGAATCTGGCACCAGAGACTCGAGCTCTGGAAACCTCTTGGAGTACTTGTCCCGGGTAAACTTGTGAATGATATCTGGAACCAAGgtagaaaaagaaataagaaaatgttggTATACGGAGCAGAACAACATTAAACCCTTtacattttgagttttattcAACCAAGCTAGAACGCCCAACTCACTGAGCTCATTGTCGATCTCCACTGTGAGGTTATTGGCTGCGACAATCAGTCTGTATTCTGGGTCGGACTCGACAGGACCTGAgtctaaaagaaaacacagcagtaTCATACCATCTTCTTTCAGATTCTTGGTTTATATTCAAATGGAATTAAATGCTGGGAGGAACTTCTTAAACAAAGACCACATCGTCACAAATACAACAGACCATGTACATGAGTCATGCTCACCCTCTAAGTTCTTGCGCTGCTTTCCGCTATACATGGAAATTTTGTCCATAATCTCTGAAAActgtagacaaaaaaaataaaaattaagatTATGTTTGAAAGACCAAAACAGAAGCACTTCTACTAAGATCTGCCTGAAAAGCTCTCTCATATGATACAACTCACCTGTTTGCTATTGCGGAGCTTAGCGATGGACGCAACACTCTCAGCTTTGCTGTAGtccacctccatctcctctgggATGTCCTCCAACCCTCCTTCTGTCTTTCCCTGTGTTTCTTCTCCATCactttccccctcctcttcatctggaTACAACCCATCATCCCCCTCATCTCCGGCCTCCTCCAAATCGGCCAGGAGCTCGTCCGCCAGGGACATCTGCAATCAGCAGCAGAAAGTTTGAGGACACTAAAAGGTAACTGGCTAGATAAGGCGTGTCTGCCCAGATCAGTTTATAATATCAAATCAGATGGACCACCAGGGGTCTTGAGTGTTACTGATTGTATCACAGTTTTATCCTTTTTAGTATAACATCTACAACAAGACTGTATGGCGTCTGACATTTCTATAAAACAAAAGCGATTAAATCCAAAAGATCTCTTTTCTGATTTTAAGCTATTTTTAAACGTAACCCTTTTAGTTATACTTGAgtgaaataaaaaggttttatcCTGATAGAAGAACTTTAACAACATATTTCATACAAGCAGTATAGATTACAGACTAACATTATAAACAGTGTAGGATATAAAAGAAGAAATCTTAGTTtctgccttttatttatttattgtgaaacaattttcattttgtactGCCAACAACTAAGGCATAACCTCACAATGTGGTTACACAATCCCTCATTTTAAAAGGAGCCACAAGCCAACAATATGGGGACTCACTTCTGAACTGAAAGTTGTTCTTGCTTGATTTACTTAAAGTTTGGGCcttcacaaaacaacacaagcaAGTCAAGACAACGACTTATGCTCTTACCACTTGTGTCTGGCAAGTTTACcattttataaacacatagGTTACTGAATTAACATGCAAATACGAATCAATAATGTGACTTATCGTAATTATAACCCGatacaaaaacttaaaaatgagATTTGTTTGTGACCAAAACACGTGTAACTGGGGTATGTGTTTCAGGGTAACACGACCCAGTTCAGACTCTCAAACAATAACATCAGTGAATATAACAGAAGTGAGTATCCAGCATTAGCTATTTGAGTAGACACACGCACGGTTcatgctagctagttagctttaGCAAACGTAGGCTAGACGCAGCCGTCCGTGTTACTAAACTCttcatcagaaacacaaacGTACCTTTGAGCTCTGGTTGTCTaattaaactaaagtaaaaaCGCCCTGTGAGGGCTTCAAGCCTTCTTCTGTTCAAGGTAAATGTCTTT
It encodes:
- the prpf31 gene encoding U4/U6 small nuclear ribonucleoprotein Prp31, whose product is MSLADELLADLEEAGDEGDDGLYPDEEEGESDGEETQGKTEGGLEDIPEEMEVDYSKAESVASIAKLRNSKQFSEIMDKISMYSGKQRKNLEDSGPVESDPEYRLIVAANNLTVEIDNELNIIHKFTRDKYSKRFPELESLVPDSLDYIRTVKELGNNLEKCKNNENLQQILTNATIMVVSVTASTTQGSLLSDDELKQLEEACDMALELNQSKHRIYEYVESKMSFIAPNLSIIVGASTAAKIMGIAGGLTNLSKMPACNLMLLGAQRRTLSGFSSTSLLPHTGYIYHCDVVQSLPPDLRRKAARLVSAKCTLAARVDSFHESSVGKVGYDLKEEIERKFDKWQEPPPVKQVKPLPAPLDGQRKKRGGRRYRKMKERLGLTEIRKHANRMTFAEIEDDAYQEDLGFSLGQLGKSGSGRVRQAQVNDATKARISKSLQRTLQKQSMTYGGKSTVRDRSSGTSSSVAFTPLQGLEIVNPQAAEKKVAEANQKYFSNMAEFLKVKKEAKM